The genomic window TTGTTTCCAGCCACTCTGGGCCCCCCCAGGGTGAGCAGAGTGAGTGCCAGCTCTGACTCGCTGCTCCTCAGTGTCACCCCCCCTTTCACACCTGAGCCCGGGGACAGTTTCCAGTATCGTGTGTTCTACTGGGAGAACACAACAAGGACCACGAAAAAGGTGAGAGTTCTCTCTTATTTCCTTTGTTCCTCGTGCCTTGGAGACTGGGATGTGAGTCAGTGGCTCTTGGCAAAACAACAACTGGAGGAAGAAATCGACTGTGTTTTGTCTCTACCCATGAATGTCACCACGGGGAGTCTTGGACAGTTAATTTGGCCTTGACACAAGTACTGCTGCATTCCCAAACTTAAAAACCCATCTTCCTCTCCTCCATGTGGAACAAAGGCTAAAATCCCATTGCAGATCAAGGTTGAGAATCTGTGTCAAAGGTGACTTTTGATTCCAGGGTTTGCTTAGGGAATGTGGAAAACTGGAatctccttcctcctttgctgtgctgggagctgcaggagcagggcacaggGCCTGATGTGCCTGTTCCCAGGGCAGAGAAGGTTGTTGGAAACATGCTGGGATGAGCTGGCCCTGTTCATCCTGAGACTTGGTGTTGGTCCTatcctgtgctcctgctgctcctgctcctgtgcacagGCCAGTGTTGCAGGGGAGgtattaagttaaaaaaaaaaaaggaagaagaagctTCCAAATGACATAATTCTAaagtcaaatatttaaaaaacagaagtagaaaaatattaatttatttaagaaaaatgtcaacattttaaaaacccttTCGCTTCAGAGGCCTTAGTAAGTcacctccctttccttcctgtctTGCACCAAATGTGTGTTTTTCTGACACTCACACAATACCTTCATTtgagaggcaggaaagaaaTGGGGAAGGCTCCACTCAGGGTTTAatttttccctgccttcccccgATATTTTGCTCTTTGCCTGAGCTGCTGCATCAAAACATCCAGGAAAGGTGGAATATATTTCACTGCCTCTCTTGTGTGGGAAAGCTGagtgatggaaaaataaaaaaataaatctgggtTTTTTGAATGGGAAACTTAAATGGGGGAGGGATATTTGTGTTGGGAACAAGGCTGGTTTTACagtaacaccttttttttttttttttttttttgtcttttaaccAGGAACAAGAGACACCCAATACACTCTTCCAAATTGGAAAACTAAAGGAATCAACACTTTATTGCTTTAGCCTTCAGGTCGAATTCCAGGGAGTCTATGGTGAACTGTTAGGACAGCAAAGTGCCCCAGAGTGTCACAGAACTGCCATCAGTGGTATGTGGGGTTGGGGTAGTTTTGTGTAGAGTGGGATGGGGTAGAACATGAGCCCTGGATCACCTGAGCTGGTCCCTTCCATACCCAGTTTGTTGGGAGTGCTGAGGGCACCACAGAGTTCACAGCTGTCATTGATGGCAAAATAATCAGGAGTCATCAGTCAGTAATTAAGGATCTGTGTTGggctcttccttttccttcataaaTCCTGCTGGAATACGGGATAACGGAGTTTGGCCCCCTCTGGAATCTGAAGttgatcccagggctggagcccctctgctctggagccaggctgggagagctgggggggttcacctggagaagggaaggatccagggagagctgagagccccttccagggcctaaaggggctccaagagagctggagggggactggggacaagggatggagggacaggacaagggggaatggcttcccactgccagagggcttcccagtgccctggcccaggttgcccagagaaactgtggctgcccctggatccctggaagtgtccagggccaggttggacagggcttggagcaccctgggctggtggaaggtgtccctgcccatggcagggggtgggtgggataagatgatccttaaggtccctcccatcccaaaccattccatgattccataaaTATGAACCTGCTGTAGgtatatggattttttttttctgcttttccagaggCAACCAGAGCTGGATTCATCACCCTGCTCTGTCTCTCGGGGTTAATCCTTATAAATCTGGCTACAGCTGGTTTGCTGCTCCTGTGGAAACACCACAAGAAAATCAAACAGTCGTTTCAGCCACCTTTGAAAATCCCCTCACACTTCGAAGAGGTACGTGCAGAGGTTTTGTGTTTCTCCTGcaaaagagggaagaggaacCAGGGTAGTTGTTGCCCAACAGGAATAAACAACTGTTGTCTCAGGGTGACTTGTCTGATGCTGATCTCCCACCTCGTTCCTCTGTTACTGAGCTGGATGATATTTTACTGTGTGCTGAGACACAAACTGTGCTGGGCTTTCCTGTAAAACCCCGAGGATGACTCTGACCCGGGTTCCTGTTCCCCTTTTTTGGCTCGTCTCGGCCTCAGGCCCCAAACTGGGGCTCTCTTGgagcttttcctctgtttcctgTATTGGggggttgaccttggctgggcaccaggtgcccacccagccactctatccctccccagctggacaggggagagattAAGGTGGAAAACAACTCATGGGTCAGGagaaggcagtttatttaaagcaaaaagtaaagcTGAGCTTGCGTGTGCAGAAGCCAAAGAGAGCAGGGTTTGTTCTCTGCTCCCATGAGCAGCCGTGGTCGGCACTGCTGGGAAGCAGGGTCTGGGAACATGGATGGATCCTCAGCAGGAGACACTGGAGACAGTGAAtgcccccctcctgctcctgcctcagctCTTACATCTGAGCTGAGCTCACGTGCTCTGGAATATTGAATCCACACAGTCCAGCAGACCCCATCATCCCTTTGCTCCTCCTGGCCTCCAGTCCTGTCCTGCTCAGAGTATTCACTGTCTGACCCCTGCCATGCCAGACCAGAGGTCCCCTCAGCAGGATCAGAGCAGTTGATTTCAGTCCTCTTACATCTGAGAGGTcgctgttttctttcttgggtCTCTGTGGCAACTCCATGGGCAGCTTTCCTGGGTGACCCCTTCTTAACACTTCCCTTCCCTCTTAATTCACATGCTCAGGCTTCCAGCTCAGAggtgggttcaccatcccacttcttcccCCAGTCACACAGAAAGAACCAGAGTTCACCACATGGCCTGAGCTCGGggcttcctttccctctgcccggggcaggaggggacagatCTCTTGGGCTGCCCCTGGGAAATGAGGTGCTGGCCCGTGGGAGTGAGGAGGTGCCCAGAGTTTCTTCCACATCTTGAAGCCAGGAGGACATCACCTCTGCAGTTTCTGGATCCATCTTTGGGTAATATCTTTGGGTACCAGGCTGTTAGAATATGACACAGGGGCACTTTGAACCACCTTCCTCCACATGGCCACCATGCAAGGAACATCCTCTGGCTCTTTGGGGGTGTCATCCCTTCTTAAGTTACTATAGAggatttccagcactgctgattCTCTCAAGTCCTGGATACCTTCATCTGCAGTGGCtccactttcctggggagctcCTTAGATCTTCCTTGAATGGATACCTTTCCCTCACGCTTGGGAGGAGCCGTTTCCAAAGACTGCAGATTGTTCTCTGCTTTCTAattcctctttcaatttgaCTGTCTCTGGccagggatcccagctgggCTTTGTGACCTTCCAGTAGTTGACTGTCAGCCCTGTTGTCCCAGAATggaagcagccaggcaggaatcTGCTCAccgggctggcagctggaatcCTTCTGCCAGTCCCGGAGTTCTGAGGAGGTCAGAGGCTGGGTAACCTTGGTTTGCTGTTGGATTTGTCTGACTCCCTTTGGTGAAGGACCAGCTTTCTTAtctgtcccctcccctccttctactccttctccttcttcctcttcctcctcttcctcctttgcCAAACCCTGCTATGGCCCTGTCCCTTGCCTTatccatttcttccttttcactgcTGGGGCAATGACTGCAGTTGTTGTGGTTTGAGTCCCTGTCTCATCCCTGTGTCCTCAGGGCAGTTTGGGTCCCTGTCTCATCCCTGTCTCATCCCTGTGTCCTCCAGGGCAGTTTGGGTCCCTGTCTCATCCCTGTGTCCTCAGGGCAGTTTGGGTCCCTGTCTCATCCCTGTGTCCTCAGGACAGTTTGGGTCCCTGTCTCATCCCTGTCTCATCCCTGTGTCCTCAGGGCAGTTTGGGTCCCTGTCTCATCCCTGTCTCATCCCTGTGTCCTCAGGGCAGTTTGGGTCCCTGCCTCCCCTGCAGTCCTGTGAGAATGCTGAGCTGTGGCTCTATGGGCCAGGCCCCAGGGCAGGAccctgctgggtttggctgggtAGGCAGGGCCCCTTCCCTCGGGGGATGGGGCAGTTTGCCAGGGCCCAGGACCTGTCCAGGTGTGAGGTCCCAGGTAACAGGAGGGGTCAGATGCCCTGGAGACCTGCCCAGATCCTCCCTCACTCCCTGCCCCCGGGAACTGGGCACCTCAGGGTGCATCCCAGTAGATCATCCCCTGAggtttgttttctcctgcaCCAGGGTAGCAGCAGGTTCCAGGAGCTCCTGACGTGCTGCTGGTACTGGCTGGttacaggaacagcagcacacagctgccacaggggcagcagggactgCAGGAGCCTTTGGTGTAAAGCACTGACAGCAGGGCCGGGGCGTGGGGGGGTtcccccagcatccccagggagcCCCCAGGAGAGAACTCCCCAGGCAGGACAAGGGCATTGGTGTGAAAGCAAAGGAGCCACTGTTGGTATTGGGGTGTGCCCAAAACTTAGAAAATAAAGTGATAAGAGGTGCAGGCAGCAACCAAAACTCAGCAAAATAAAGTGATAAGAGGTGCAGGCAGCAAACTCTGTGTCCTGCACAGGAGCTTCCTATTCAATAGCTACTATTACTATAgcacactatatatatatatatatgactatTACTATAgcacactatatatatatatatatatgactatTACTATAgcacactatatatatatatatatgactatTACTATAgcacactatatatatatatatgactatTACTATAgcacactatatatatatatatatgactatTACTATAgcacactatatatatatatatatatgactatTACTATAgcacactatatatatatatatgactatTACTATAgcacactatatatatatatatgactatTACTATAgcacactatatatatatatatatatgactatTACTATAGcatactatatatatatgactATTACTATAgcacactatatatatatatatatatgactatTACTATAgcacactatatatatatatatgactatTACTATAgcacactatatatatatatgactatTACTATAgcacactatatatatatatatatgactatTACTATAgcacactatatatatatatgactatTACTATAgcacactatatatatatatgactatTACTATAgcacactatatatatatatatatgactatTACTATAgcacactatatatatatatgactatTACTATAgcacactatatatatatatatatgactatTACTATAgcacactatatatatatatatgactatTACTATAgcacactatatatatatatgactatTACTATAgcacactatatatatatatatataactattaCTATAgcacactatatatatataactattaCTATAgcacactatatatatatatatataactattaCTATAgcacactatatatatatataactattaCTATAgcacactatatatatatatataactattaCTATAgcacactatatatatatataactattaCTATAgcacactatatatatatataactattaCTATAGCAcgcaatatatatatataactgtaACTATAGcatgcaatatatataaaactgttACTATAGCAtgcaataaatatataaaactgttACTATGgcatgcaatatatatatataaatatataaaaacctGTTACTATGGCAtgcagtatatatatataaaactgttACTATGgcatgcaatatatatatatataaatatatataaaactgttACTATGGCATgcagtatatatataaatatatataaaacttaCTATGGcatgcaatatatataaaaatatatatgtaactGTTACTATGgcatgtaatatatatataaatatatataaaactgttACTATGGcatgctatatatatatataaatatatataaaactgttATTATGGCAtgcagtatatatatatataactgttACTATGGcatgctatatatatataaatatatataaaacttaCTATGgcatgcaatatatatataaatatatatgtaactGTTACTATGgcatgtaatatatatatataaatatatctaaaaCTGTTACTATGGCATGCattatatatatgaatatatatgtaaCTGTTACTATGGCATGCAATATATAAGTATTACTatagtaatataaaatataactttattattaatatattaataattaatatattattaattattaatagaTTAACATATTGttagtattttatatattaatatatagttatagattatatataattatatcatatattaACATATTATTGATATAtcattaatatataatattactATAGTAATATAACTCCATTATAGTAACAGTTCTATagtaatattaatatataactCCAACTATAGcatgctatatatatataaaactattACTATATACTATTTTAATACACTTACAAGGAtctttttactattttaatacACTCACTTATTAAAATAGTAAATGAATCCTTGTGCAGGGtatttaaatagtaaaaaaaatccttctcagTGtattaaaatggtaaaaaaaataattgtacagggtattaaaatagtaaaaaaatctttctaagTGTAATAAACCagtaaaaatattcctgtaCAGGGtattaaatagtaaaaatatcCCTGTACAGGGtattaaatagtaaaaatatcCCTGTACAGGGtattaaatagtaaaaatatcCCTGTACAGggtatttaaaaagtaaaaaaatccttgtTCACTGtattaaatagtaaaaaatCCTTGCACAATGATTTCaaatagtgaaaaaaacccttgtacAGGGTATTAAGACAGTAAATAAATCCACATgtattaaaatagtaaaaatattcttttacagGGTATTAATATAGCAAATAAAATCCTTGTAagtgtattaaaataatattaaaatccTTGTAAGTTTATTAAAATAGTGAACAAATCTTTGTAGGGGgtattaaaacagtaaaaactcCTTGTAGAGGgtaataaaatagtaaaaaaatccttgtaagtgtattaaaatagtaaaaataccCTTGTGCAGGGTgttaaaatagtaaataaaatctttgtgtgttaaaatagtaaaaaaattcttgtaCAGGGTATTAAAATAGTAAAAGATCCTTTTAagtgtattaaaataattttaaaa from Chiroxiphia lanceolata isolate bChiLan1 chromosome 2, bChiLan1.pri, whole genome shotgun sequence includes these protein-coding regions:
- the IFNGR2 gene encoding interferon gamma receptor 2 isoform X2, whose protein sequence is MFSCRTREPSPHLPAPEDVEIYSYNFHSLLRWSPVPVETGSVLYTVHYKTGAFPVWNEMNCTRIPRTQCGFPLEIQKRRWTIFLRVRAELGQLPSAWVQAGPFVAERDTTLGPPRVSRVSASSDSLLLSVTPPFTPEPGDSFQYRVFYWENTTRTTKKEQETPNTLFQIGKLKESTLYCFSLQVEFQGVYGELLGQQSAPECHRTAISEATRAGFITLLCLSGLILINLATAGLLLLWKHHKKIKQSFQPPLKIPSHFEEFLRDPAVPGLEELDNSPEDEPQALVAGEGIQAWSSSPG